From Thalassococcus sp. S3, one genomic window encodes:
- a CDS encoding tetratricopeptide repeat protein has protein sequence MKHFVLICALVAGPALAETCPDAPDHDAALQALIGAARMAPDQGAAQALSQKMWAIWTDAPDEQAQAMLDRGMSKRSSYDFLGAIQDFDRLVAYCPNYAEGYNQRAFVNYLRHDFAGALEDLDRAIALSPNHVAALSGRALTLLGLDRLEEARAALTYALTLNPWLSERSLIAEGGPLAPVGEDI, from the coding sequence ATGAAGCATTTCGTATTGATATGTGCGCTCGTTGCGGGGCCGGCTCTGGCGGAGACGTGCCCGGATGCTCCGGATCATGATGCAGCGTTGCAGGCGTTGATCGGTGCCGCGCGTATGGCACCGGATCAGGGCGCGGCGCAGGCCTTGTCACAGAAAATGTGGGCGATCTGGACAGATGCACCGGATGAGCAGGCGCAAGCGATGCTGGATCGCGGCATGTCCAAGCGGTCGAGTTATGATTTCCTTGGCGCGATCCAGGATTTTGACAGACTAGTCGCATATTGCCCGAACTACGCGGAAGGCTACAACCAGCGCGCCTTTGTCAATTACCTGCGTCACGACTTTGCCGGGGCGCTCGAGGATCTCGATCGGGCCATTGCGCTTTCTCCCAACCATGTGGCGGCGCTCTCTGGACGGGCGCTGACGCTCTTGGGGTTGGACCGTCTGGAGGAGGCCCGCGCGGCGCTGACTTATGCGCTGACGCTCAACCCCTGGCTCTCCGAGCGCAGCCTGATCGCCGAGGGTGGTCCATTGGCGCCTGTGGGTGAAGATATCTGA
- the metG gene encoding methionine--tRNA ligase, with protein sequence MARHLITSAIPYINGIKHLGNLVGSQLPADLYARYNRARGHEVLFLCATDEHGTPAELAAAKAGKPVAEYCAEMHAIQSELAKGFRLSFDHFGRSSSPQNHALTQHFAGKLAEAGLIREVSEKQVYSNADGRFLPDRYIEGTCPNCGYDKARGDQCENCTIQLEPTDLIDPRSAISGSTDLEVRETKHLYLRQSALKDDLDAWIDSKTDWPVLTTSIAKKWLHDGDGLKDRGITRDLDWGIPVKRGDDDWPGMEEKVFYVWFDAPIEYIACASEWAEATGGDWERWWRTDKGADDVRYTQFMGKDNVPFHTLSFPATILGSGEPWKMVDHLKSFNYLNYDGGQFSTSQGRGIFMDQALEILPADYWRWWLLSHAPENSDSEFTWENFQVSVNKDLADVLGNFVSRITKFCRSKFSEAVPEDGTYGPDEAALIDALTTRIRAYEAHMDAMEIRKSATELRAIWVAGNEYLQNTAPWTTYKSYPAKAAAQVRLGLNLIRLYAVLSAPFIPDASARMLTAMNASDATWPDDVPAALSALPGGHGFAVPDVLFAKITDEAQEDWQARFSGIRG encoded by the coding sequence ATGGCACGACATCTCATCACTTCGGCGATCCCGTATATCAACGGGATCAAGCATCTGGGCAATCTGGTCGGCTCCCAGCTTCCCGCCGATCTCTATGCCCGCTACAACCGCGCGCGCGGCCACGAGGTTCTGTTTCTCTGTGCCACCGACGAGCATGGCACACCGGCCGAGCTGGCCGCCGCCAAGGCAGGCAAACCCGTGGCCGAATATTGCGCCGAGATGCATGCCATCCAGTCCGAATTGGCCAAGGGCTTCCGCCTCAGCTTCGATCATTTCGGTCGCTCCTCTTCGCCCCAGAACCACGCGCTGACCCAACATTTCGCAGGAAAGCTGGCTGAGGCCGGGCTGATCCGCGAAGTGTCCGAAAAGCAGGTCTATTCCAATGCCGACGGACGCTTCCTGCCTGACCGGTATATCGAAGGGACCTGCCCCAATTGCGGCTATGACAAGGCGCGCGGCGATCAATGCGAGAATTGCACCATCCAGCTTGAGCCGACCGACTTGATCGACCCACGCTCGGCCATCTCCGGCTCCACCGATCTCGAAGTGCGCGAGACCAAACATCTCTATCTGCGCCAATCCGCCCTGAAAGACGATCTCGACGCCTGGATCGACAGCAAGACCGACTGGCCGGTCCTGACGACCTCCATCGCCAAGAAGTGGCTCCATGACGGCGACGGGCTGAAAGATCGCGGCATCACCCGCGATCTCGATTGGGGCATTCCGGTCAAACGCGGCGACGACGACTGGCCCGGCATGGAGGAGAAGGTCTTTTATGTCTGGTTCGACGCGCCCATCGAATACATCGCCTGCGCCAGCGAATGGGCCGAGGCGACAGGCGGTGACTGGGAACGCTGGTGGCGCACCGACAAGGGCGCGGACGATGTGCGCTACACCCAGTTCATGGGCAAGGATAACGTGCCCTTTCACACGCTCAGCTTCCCGGCCACGATCCTGGGCTCGGGCGAGCCCTGGAAGATGGTCGATCACCTGAAATCCTTCAATTACCTGAATTATGATGGCGGCCAGTTCTCGACCTCGCAGGGGCGTGGCATCTTCATGGACCAGGCGCTGGAGATTCTGCCCGCCGATTACTGGCGCTGGTGGCTTCTGAGCCATGCGCCCGAAAATTCGGATAGCGAATTCACCTGGGAGAACTTCCAGGTCTCCGTGAACAAGGATCTTGCGGACGTTCTGGGCAATTTCGTCAGCCGTATCACAAAGTTCTGCCGCTCGAAATTTAGCGAGGCCGTCCCCGAGGACGGCACGTACGGGCCGGACGAGGCCGCGCTTATCGATGCGCTCACAACCCGCATCCGGGCGTACGAGGCACATATGGATGCCATGGAAATCCGCAAATCCGCCACCGAGCTGCGCGCGATCTGGGTGGCCGGGAACGAATATCTGCAGAACACCGCCCCCTGGACGACTTACAAGAGCTATCCCGCGAAAGCGGCCGCTCAGGTGCGCCTGGGCTTGAACCTGATCCGCCTTTACGCGGTCCTCAGCGCTCCTTTTATCCCTGACGCAAGCGCCCGGATGCTGACCGCGATGAATGCAAGCGACGCGACCTGGCCCGACGACGTGCCCGCGGCGTTGTCCGCGCTGCCCGGCGGACACGGGTTTGCGGTGCCCGATGTGCTCTTTGCCAAGATCACGGATGAGGCGCAAGAGGATTGGCAGGCACGGTTCTCCGGCATCCGGGGGTAG